One genomic window of Diospyros lotus cultivar Yz01 chromosome 8, ASM1463336v1, whole genome shotgun sequence includes the following:
- the LOC127808625 gene encoding uncharacterized protein LOC127808625 has translation MINDAFGISRDHVNVEACTSHQPVHEGEKRMPELNQGPNEKTKAFYDLVRDGNQALYEGCTKYSKLSFLVKLYHIKYLCGLSNKAMSMILELLKDAFEHAEIPDSFYEAKKLITKLGLNYSQIHACPNDCMLYWGEDESRETCKVCNTSRWKQSRKGNPTNMSGGGKNRKKKLVKVLRYFPLKPRLQRLFMSSKTVEHMRWHSVDSNKDGLMRHPRDSKAWKRFDETHIEFALDPQNVRLGLASDGFNSFETLSTNYSIWPVILIPYNLPPWMCMKQTSFIISMIIPGKKMPGNDIDVYLQPLIKDLKDLWDGGVETFDASLNEMFNMCAALMWTISDFPGLGNLSGWNTHTGSACTTCNFDSVAHRLPHSRKWSFMGHRRFLEPNHRFRFNRVHFDGNTEFRNPPVALSSLEIFKQLENVHVTFGKGMEVEDNRKRTRRKNIVESGCQQWRKKSIFFQLSYWEYNLLHHNLDVMHIEKNVCDNVLYTILNESGKTKDNLNARKDLKEMGIRSDLWPNENGQYRPALFTMSNAQKDVFLTTLKNVLVPDGYSSNIARCIDLKHRKIFGLKSHDSHTLMEQLLPISIRNVLPNQVSAVLVDLCSIFRQICGKVLNPLDFDKLQRRVILTQCHMEMIFSPGFFTVMVHLVVHLVNELKLGGPVHYRWMYPIER, from the coding sequence ATGATCAATGATGCTTTTGGGATATCTAGGGACCATGTGAATGTAGAAGCCTGCACATCGCATCAACCAGTACATGAAGGTGAAAAAAGGATGCCAGAATTGAATCAAGGACCTAATGAGAAAACTAAGGCATTTTACGATCTAGTTAGGGATGGAAATCAAGCATTGTATGAAGGATGTACGAAGTACTCGAAATTATCATTCCTAGTAAAACTATATCACATCAAGTACTTGTGCGGATTGAGTAACAAAGCAATGTCtatgattttagaattgttaaaAGATGCCTTCGAACATGCAGAGATTCCTGATTCTTTTTATGAGGCGAAGAAATTAATTACTAAGCTTGGTCTTAATTACAGTCAAATACATGCATGTCCAAATGACTGTATGTTGTATTGGGGAGAAGATGAAAGTAGGGAGACATGCAAAGTATGTAACACGTCAAGAtggaaacaaagtaggaaaggtAACCCGACGAACATGTCTGGTGGGGGcaagaacagaaaaaaaaaacttgtcaAAGTTTTACGGTACTTTCCACTTAAACCACGTTTGCAAAGGTTATTTATGTCTTCTAAAACTGTTGAACATATGAGGTGGCATTCTGTGGATAGTAACAAAGATGGCTTGATGAGGCACCCGAGAGACTCTAAGGCGTGGAAGAGATTCGATGAAACACACATTGAATTCGCATTAGATCCACAGAATGTTAGGCTTGGGTTAGCTAGTGATGGCTTCAATTCTTTCGAAACTTTGAGTACCAACTATAGCATTTGGCCTGTGATTCTTATACCGTACAACTTACCCCCTTGGATGTGTATGAAGCAGACTTCCTTCATCATTTCAATGATCATTCCGGGAAAGAAAATGCCAGGGAATGATATCGATGTTTACTTACAACCCTTGATTAAAGACTTGAAGGATTTGTGGGATGGTGGTGTGGAAACATTTGACGCTTCACTCAATGAAATGTTTAATATGTGCGCTGCATTGATGTGGACAATTAGCGATTTTCCTGGGCTTGGTAATTTATCTGGGTGGAACACACACACTGGTTCAGCTTGTACAACTTGTAATTTTGACTCTGTTGCCCATCGTCTACCTCATAGTAGAAAGTGGAGTTTTATGGGTCATCGCCGATTTTTAGAGCCAAATCACAGATTCAGGTTTAATCGTGTTCACTTTGATGGTAATACAGAGTTTAGGAATCCACCAGTGGCACTATCAAGTTTAGAGATATTCAAGCAATTGGAAAATGTTCATGTTACATTTGGGAAAGGGATGGAGGTTGAAGATAACAGAAAAAGAACTCGCCGAAAAAATATTGTAGAAAGTGGTTGTCaacaatggagaaagaaaagtatatttttccAACTTTCTTATTGGGAGTACAACTTGTTACACCATAACCTTGATGTTATGCACATTGAGAAGAATGTGTGTGATAATGTCTTGTACACCATTCTCAATGAAAgtggaaaaacaaaagataatctCAATGCTCGAAAAGACTTGAAAGAGATGGGCATAAGAAGTGATCTTTGGCCAAATGAAAATGGACAGTATCGACCTGCTTTATTTACAATGTCAAATGCCCAAAAAGATGTATTCCTTACAACTTTGAAGAATGTTTTAGTTCCTGATGGTTACTCAAGTAACATTGCTAGGTGTATTGATCTAAAGCATCGGAAgatatttggtttgaaaagtcatgattcacATACTCTTATGGAGCAACTGCTACCAATATCAATTAGAAATGTGTTGCCTAACCAAGTGTCTGCCGTTTTAGTTGATTTGTGCTCAATATTTAGGCAAATATGTGGCAAGGTGTTGAATCCTCTAGACTTTGACAAGCTCCAACGTCGAGTCATTCTCACACAATGCCATATGGAAATGATTTTTTCGCCTGGGTTCTTTACAGTCATGGTTCATTTGGTTGTGCATCTAGTGAATGAACTAAAGCTTGGAGGCCCAGTACATTATCGATGGATGTATCCTATAGAAAggtaa